From the Candidatus Binataceae bacterium genome, the window GTGATTCCCTCGCGGTAGCGCAAAAGTTCCATCCTTGCCGCGTCGAGCATCTCCCGCAACTCGTAATGCTTGAGCAGGAAATCGGGATTGCGCGGATGGCCGAATGCGATCTGATCGATGAGAAACGTATCGAAGAGCAGCATGCCGCCCGGTTTGAGGCTCGCCACGAGGCGTGGCGCAAGGCCGCGGTCGAGGAAGCTCACGTTGAGCGCAAGATCGAAACGGTCGCAGGGCAGGGGATAGTCGCAGAGATCCGCGACGACAGGCCAAGCCGCAAGGCGCTCGGCGCGCGCAGCGGCCTGCATCGCGCGCAGGCCCGCCTCCGCGTAGTCGATCGCAACCACTTTGAAGCCCGCGCGCGCCAGCAGCAGGCTATGGCGACCGGCGCCGGCAGCGGCGTCGAGCGCGAGGCCGCCGCGCGGCAGCAGCGCCATCATTTCGGACACCCACGGCTCCGGCGCTTGGGGCGCGGCGCCGGCGCGGTAGCGCTCGTTCCACTGCGGGCGATTAGGCTCGTTCACAGGACGCGGGCCAGGGTGAAGACGTCGATACGCCGGGCGCCGGCGGCGCGGAGCACGCGCGCGCATTCGCCGACCGTCGCGCCGGTGGTCATGACGTCGTCAACAAGCAGCACGCGCCGGCCGGCGACGCGCGCCGGCCGGCACACCTTGAACGCGTTGCGCACGTTGCGGGCGCGTTCGGCGTGGTCACGCGCCGTCTGCGGCGGAGTCGGACGTACGCGGGCTAGCGTGGCGACGTCGATGGGGCATTTGAACCGGCGGGCGAGTGCCGAGCCCAGCAGCGCCGCCTGATTGAAGCCGCGCCATCGCAGGCGCGCGCGATGAAGCGGCACGGGGATGACGAGATCGTAGCCGTCGGCTGCGAGCGGCGGCGCGGCGTCGAGGCATTCCGCCAGCGCGCGTCCCAGCGACTGGTCGAGACCGTACTTGTGGCGGCGCAAGAGCGAACCGACGGTGTTCGAGCCCTCGGCGCCGGCACGATAGCGGGTAATCGCACGTGCAGAGTCGAAAGCAGGTGGCAAAACCAGGCACTGCCGGCAACGCTGACTGCCATCATCGTGCGCCAGCGGCGTGCCGCATACGTCGCACAGCGCTCCCGCGAGCGGCTCAATACCGGCCAGGCATCGCGCGCACAGGCGGCGAGCAGAGTCGATCGGCATCGACACGCCGCACATCGCGCATCGCGGCGGATAAACAAAATTGAGCAGATAGCGCAACATCGCCCGCCTTCATTGATGAAGGCTTAAGCCGGCTAACTCAAGTACCGAACGTACGGGCGCTGTGGATAAGGCGCGGCGGTTCGAGGTTGGCCCCCTTGCGCGGCCATCCGCCTCGGCCGCTCTTATGGTATAGGGAAAACCATGAAGACGCCGCTTGACGGAATAAGGGTCATCGACTGGACGATCTGGCAGCAGGGGCCGTATTCTACCGCGCTGCTCGGCGACCTGGGCGCTGAAGTCATCAAGCTTGAGACACTGGAGGGCGACCCGGGACGCGCGATTTTCGCGGTTTCCGGCAGCACCACCGAGCGCAACGGGCGCAACTTTTACTTCGAATCCAACAACCGTCACAAGAAGAGCGTCACGCTGGATTTGAAAAAGCCTCAAGCGCGCGAGATCGTTTACCGTCTGGTCGAACGGAGCGACGTGTTCGTGCAAAACTACCGCAAGGGCGTCGCCCAGCGGCTCGGCCTCGACTACAAGACCCTGCGCGAGCACAACCCTAAGCTCATCTATGCGACCGCCTCCGGCTACGGGCCCGAAGGGCCCGACAGCGGCGAGCCATCGTTCGATTACCTGGCGCAGGCGCGTTCCGGGATCATGAATATCGCCGGCATCAATAGCGACGAGCCGGTGTACCTGTTCGGCGGGGTGGCCGACCAGATGGGCGCGATCATGTTGTGCTACGGCGTGCTGACGGCGTTACTCGCACGCGAGCGCTACGGCGTCGGACAGGAGGTCAACGCGTCGCATCTCGGCTCGATGATCGCGCTCCAGGGGCTCAATCTCTCGTGCCGCACGATCCTGGGGACCGAGTTCCGCCGCAATACGCGCGAGAATTCCTTCAATCCGCTGTGGAACCACTACCGATGCGCGGACGGCAAGTGGCTGACACTCGGGATGATCCAGGCCGATCGCTACTGGAAGGACCTGTGCAACACGCTCGGCGCGCCCGAGCTGATCGACGACCCGCGCTTCAAAGACATCGCGGTGCGCGGCAAGCATTGCAAGGAACTGATCGCGATCTTCGACCGGATCTTCGCGACCCAGCCTCGCGACGAGTGGATGCGGCGGCTGAAGGCGGGCGGCGACTTCATCTACACCGTCGTCAATCGCGTCTCCGACCTGCCCGACGACCCGCAGGTGCAAGCCAACGAGTATGTGGTCAACTATCAACATCCCACAATGGGCGAGATGAAGCTGGTCGGCTTCCCGGTGCGCTTCAGCGAGACGCCGGCCGAGCCGCGCGGCCACGCGCCCGAGCTGGGCGAACACACCGAAATGATCCTGACCGAGATGCTGGGCTATAGCTGGGAGGACGTGGCGCGGCTTAAGGAGTCGGGTGTAATCTGACGCGGCGCGAGGCGTGCCGATAGGCGGCGCGCATCGGGGAGGAGACAGTCGTATGCCAGCAATCACCGGCACCATGGAAGACCGCGAGCAGATCCGCGAGCTTTACGCCCGCTATGCGATTTACATCGACAACAGCCAGTTCGACGACTGGGTCAACTGCTTTACCGAGGACGGGATTTTCGAAAGCCCGATGCTCGGCAAACATGAGGGGCACGCCGCGCTGCGGCGCTTTTGCTCGTCGTACAAAGAATCGTGGGCGGGCGCGCAGGTGCGCCACATGATGGTTAACGTGAGCTTCGACGTCCACGGGGACCACGCCCATGGCACCTGCAACCTGATCTATTTCCATATCAAGGGCGGCAAGACCGAGCTGGCCGCGGTCGGCGGCTACCGCGACGAGCTACGCAAGGTCGGCGCCAACTGGCTGTTCGCCCATCGCAAGGTCTGGGTGGACAAGTAAGCCCCGCCTAGCCCCGCGCGCTGCGTCCTGCTTCGTGCAGCGCGTCCTCCAAATCGCGCGGCAGCGGCGCGCGCACGCGCGCCGCTCCCGAGCCGGGCGAGCGAAATTCGATTTCCGCCAGATGGAGCCAGAAGCGGCCGGGCGCAAGCGCTCGAAGCGGCGGCCCGCCGTACAGCGCATCCCCGGCGATAGGATAGCCCGCCTGCGAGAGATGGACACGAATCTGATGGCGCATCCCGGTGCGCGGCGTCACCGCGACCAGGCTGAAGCGCCCGATTCGACGGATCGGCTCAACCGCCGTCGCGGCCGGGCGCGCCCCGGTGCGCGTCGCGCCCACGGCGAGCATCCGACGCGCGCTGCGCGGATGGTGGGCGAGCGGCGCGTCGATTTGAAGTGGTTCTTTAAATTCTCCCGCAACCAGCGCATGGTAGGTGCGGCGGATGCATCCGGCGCGGATGGCGGCGCGCAACTCAGCGAACGCTACCCGCTCCAACGCCACCAGCAGCGCGCCCGACGTGCCGTTGTCCAGTCGGTGGACCAGGCCGCCCTCGCGCAAATCGTCGCCGGATGCGGCCGCCCGCGGGAAGCGCGCAACCACTCCGTTCATCACGGTGCCGCGCTCGCCGGGACGCAGTGGATGGCATGGGAGGGGCGCGGACTTGTTGACGACCAGCACGGCGGAGTCACAAAAGAGAATCTCAAGCGCAACATCAGGGTCGGGCGCGAGAGCGGCCAGGACCGGCGCCGCCGCCACCTCGACGCGGTCCGAAGTGCCGACCAACTCGCCCTTGCCGCGCGGCCGGCCGTTGACGCGCACCAAGCCCTGCGCCAGCATCTGGCGCGCGGCGCGGCGCGAGCGCGCAAAGCCGCGCCGCACCAAGTACTGATCGAGCCGTTCGCGCGCGTCCTGGGCGCTCAATTGGGAGTCAGGCGCAGCCGCACCCAGCCTTCAATTTTCTCGCGGAAGCCGGCGAACGGATCCTGCTTGGGCGCGGGCGCGAAGAAACATTTGCGCATGTAGTCGAGCGCGCCCGAGTAGTTCTCGAACCCGCGGCTGAGCTCCTCGAAGATCAGAAAGCCTGGCCGGTAGAGTTGCACGTCGAATTCGGAAACCGCCTGGTAGGAGCGCTTGCCCTCTTCGAGGTAATAGTCGAG encodes:
- a CDS encoding nuclear transport factor 2 family protein, which codes for MPAITGTMEDREQIRELYARYAIYIDNSQFDDWVNCFTEDGIFESPMLGKHEGHAALRRFCSSYKESWAGAQVRHMMVNVSFDVHGDHAHGTCNLIYFHIKGGKTELAAVGGYRDELRKVGANWLFAHRKVWVDK
- a CDS encoding class I SAM-dependent methyltransferase, whose translation is MMALLPRGGLALDAAAGAGRHSLLLARAGFKVVAIDYAEAGLRAMQAAARAERLAAWPVVADLCDYPLPCDRFDLALNVSFLDRGLAPRLVASLKPGGMLLFDTFLIDQIAFGHPRNPDFLLKHYELREMLDAARMELLRYREGITVYPDGKRAWRAGALAIRRSG
- a CDS encoding CoA transferase — encoded protein: MKTPLDGIRVIDWTIWQQGPYSTALLGDLGAEVIKLETLEGDPGRAIFAVSGSTTERNGRNFYFESNNRHKKSVTLDLKKPQAREIVYRLVERSDVFVQNYRKGVAQRLGLDYKTLREHNPKLIYATASGYGPEGPDSGEPSFDYLAQARSGIMNIAGINSDEPVYLFGGVADQMGAIMLCYGVLTALLARERYGVGQEVNASHLGSMIALQGLNLSCRTILGTEFRRNTRENSFNPLWNHYRCADGKWLTLGMIQADRYWKDLCNTLGAPELIDDPRFKDIAVRGKHCKELIAIFDRIFATQPRDEWMRRLKAGGDFIYTVVNRVSDLPDDPQVQANEYVVNYQHPTMGEMKLVGFPVRFSETPAEPRGHAPELGEHTEMILTEMLGYSWEDVARLKESGVI
- a CDS encoding RluA family pseudouridine synthase — translated: MSAQDARERLDQYLVRRGFARSRRAARQMLAQGLVRVNGRPRGKGELVGTSDRVEVAAAPVLAALAPDPDVALEILFCDSAVLVVNKSAPLPCHPLRPGERGTVMNGVVARFPRAAASGDDLREGGLVHRLDNGTSGALLVALERVAFAELRAAIRAGCIRRTYHALVAGEFKEPLQIDAPLAHHPRSARRMLAVGATRTGARPAATAVEPIRRIGRFSLVAVTPRTGMRHQIRVHLSQAGYPIAGDALYGGPPLRALAPGRFWLHLAEIEFRSPGSGAARVRAPLPRDLEDALHEAGRSARG
- a CDS encoding ComF family protein, which translates into the protein MLRYLLNFVYPPRCAMCGVSMPIDSARRLCARCLAGIEPLAGALCDVCGTPLAHDDGSQRCRQCLVLPPAFDSARAITRYRAGAEGSNTVGSLLRRHKYGLDQSLGRALAECLDAAPPLAADGYDLVIPVPLHRARLRWRGFNQAALLGSALARRFKCPIDVATLARVRPTPPQTARDHAERARNVRNAFKVCRPARVAGRRVLLVDDVMTTGATVGECARVLRAAGARRIDVFTLARVL